From a region of the Micromonospora tarapacensis genome:
- the thiS gene encoding sulfur carrier protein ThiS: MELTVNGVDRSLPDGATVAELVRDVTGQQRGLAVAVNGEVVPRTGWPATVLRGGDRVEVLSAAQGG; this comes from the coding sequence GTGGAACTGACGGTGAACGGTGTCGACCGCAGCCTGCCGGACGGCGCCACGGTCGCCGAACTGGTCCGGGACGTGACCGGTCAGCAGCGGGGCCTGGCGGTGGCCGTGAACGGCGAGGTGGTGCCGCGTACCGGCTGGCCGGCGACCGTGCTGCGCGGCGGCGACCGGGTCGAGGTGCTCAGCGCCGCCCAGGGCGGGTGA
- a CDS encoding thiazole synthase yields MDGGPACFELGGVRFGSRLVLGTGGAANLHVLEQAIRASGTELVTLALRRVETVPGGSGGLLDLLDRCGVRLLPNTAGCYTAGEAVKVARLARDAFDTDWVKLEVIGDERTLLPDGVELLRAAEELVDDGFTVLPYTSDDPVLARRLADVGCAAVMPAGAPIGSGLGINNPHHIRLIRQDVDVPVILDAGIGTASDAALAMELGCDAVLLASAVTRAADPVAMATAMRYAIEAGRLAHGAGRIPRRFHALASTPDEGRPDL; encoded by the coding sequence ATGGACGGCGGTCCGGCGTGCTTCGAGCTGGGCGGTGTGCGGTTCGGCTCCCGGCTGGTCCTCGGCACCGGTGGGGCGGCCAACCTGCACGTGTTGGAGCAGGCGATCCGGGCATCCGGCACGGAGCTGGTCACCCTGGCGCTGCGCCGGGTGGAGACCGTGCCCGGCGGCTCGGGTGGGCTGCTGGACCTGCTCGACCGGTGCGGCGTGCGACTGCTGCCCAACACGGCCGGCTGCTACACGGCCGGCGAGGCGGTGAAGGTGGCCCGGCTGGCTCGGGACGCGTTCGACACGGACTGGGTCAAGCTGGAGGTGATCGGCGACGAGCGGACGCTGCTGCCCGACGGGGTGGAGCTGCTGCGGGCCGCCGAGGAGCTGGTCGACGACGGGTTCACCGTGCTGCCGTACACGTCGGACGATCCGGTGCTGGCCCGGCGCCTGGCCGATGTCGGCTGCGCCGCGGTGATGCCGGCGGGCGCGCCGATCGGGTCCGGACTGGGGATCAACAATCCGCACCACATCCGGCTCATCCGGCAGGACGTCGACGTGCCGGTGATCCTGGACGCGGGCATCGGCACCGCCTCCGACGCGGCGCTGGCCATGGAGCTGGGCTGTGACGCGGTGCTGCTGGCCAGCGCGGTGACCCGGGCGGCCGACCCGGTGGCGATGGCCACCGCGATGCGGTACGCGATCGAGGCCGGTCGGCTCGCCCACGGCGCCGGCCGCATCCCGCGCCGCTTCCACGCCCTCGCGTCCACCCCGGACGAGGGGCGCCCCGACCTGTGA
- the thiD gene encoding bifunctional hydroxymethylpyrimidine kinase/phosphomethylpyrimidine kinase: MTPTTVLTVAGSDSGGGAGIQADLKVFAAFGAYGTSVLTAITAQNTRGVDAVLPLPPQLVTDQLDSVLSDFTVRAVKTGMLGTPAVAGAIADAAAAGRLPHLVVDPVLVATSGHRLGVVEAVQRLLPYARVATPNSAEAAALTGAAVTDVAEMTAAARALAAGGPEWVIVTGGDVDAGAEAVDVLHGPDGTRVLRGPRVPTRHTHGTGCSFSAAIAVRLALGDPVPAAVATAKEYVTRALTGARDWELGAGRGPMDHFGWSA; the protein is encoded by the coding sequence GTGACCCCCACCACCGTGCTCACCGTGGCCGGCTCCGACTCCGGGGGCGGCGCCGGCATCCAGGCGGACCTGAAGGTCTTCGCCGCGTTCGGCGCGTACGGCACGAGTGTGCTCACCGCGATCACCGCGCAGAACACCCGGGGCGTGGACGCCGTGCTGCCGCTGCCCCCGCAGCTGGTGACCGACCAGCTCGACAGCGTGCTGTCGGACTTCACGGTGCGGGCGGTCAAGACCGGGATGCTCGGCACCCCGGCCGTGGCGGGCGCGATCGCCGACGCGGCGGCGGCCGGTCGGCTGCCGCACCTGGTCGTGGATCCGGTGCTGGTGGCCACCAGCGGGCACCGGCTCGGCGTGGTGGAGGCGGTGCAGCGGCTGCTGCCGTACGCCCGGGTGGCGACCCCGAACAGCGCGGAGGCCGCGGCTCTCACCGGGGCCGCGGTGACCGACGTGGCGGAGATGACGGCGGCCGCGCGGGCCCTGGCGGCCGGTGGACCGGAGTGGGTGATCGTGACCGGCGGCGACGTGGACGCCGGCGCGGAGGCGGTGGACGTGCTGCACGGCCCGGACGGGACGAGGGTGCTCCGCGGCCCGCGGGTGCCGACCCGCCACACCCACGGAACCGGGTGCTCGTTCTCGGCGGCCATCGCGGTGCGGCTGGCACTGGGTGATCCGGTGCCGGCGGCGGTCGCGACCGCCAAGGAGTACGTCACCCGCGCGCTGACCGGCGCGCGGGACTGGGAGTTGGGCGCGGGACGCGGCCCGATGGACCACTTCGGCTGGTCCGCCTGA
- a CDS encoding cupin domain-containing protein yields the protein MTGDATGLDPNGLDPNGPEPALGPVGQEVVFENDRVRVWHIRLAPGERQPLHRHDHPYLVVAVQGAKNVVQTVDGTRIDADEPTGGVVYRDPGAVHMLTNVGDTTYLARLVELK from the coding sequence ATGACCGGAGATGCGACCGGCCTCGATCCGAACGGCCTCGATCCGAACGGCCCGGAGCCCGCGCTCGGGCCGGTGGGGCAGGAGGTCGTCTTCGAGAACGACCGGGTCCGGGTCTGGCACATCCGGTTGGCGCCGGGTGAGCGGCAGCCGCTGCACCGGCACGACCATCCCTACCTGGTGGTCGCCGTGCAGGGCGCGAAGAACGTGGTGCAGACCGTCGACGGCACCAGGATCGATGCGGACGAGCCGACCGGTGGGGTGGTCTACCGCGATCCCGGGGCGGTGCACATGCTCACAAACGTCGGTGACACGACATACCTTGCCCGGCTGGTGGAGCTCAAGTAG
- a CDS encoding LLM class F420-dependent oxidoreductase — MRVAVFTEPHRGASYDDQLRFARLAEEGGFEGFFRADHYQAMGDEPALPGPTDAWLTLAALARETSRIRLGTLVTSATFRLPGPLAVMVAQVDQMSGGRIELGIGAGWYAREHVSYGIPFPGINERFDLLTEQLEVITGLWGTPSGGTFSYTGDHYRLTDSPALPKPVQTPGPPVIVGGRGPKRTPELAARYADEFNVPFTGVDQTTEAYERVREACHRVDRHGSGRRPLTLSAGIVVAIGRNDAEARRRAAPLHAKSALPPEDPVVGSPEQLVDRIGEFAAIGATRVHLRLIDLSDLDHLDLIAAEVLPRLDATR, encoded by the coding sequence ATGCGGGTGGCCGTCTTCACGGAGCCGCACCGGGGCGCCAGCTACGACGACCAGCTCCGGTTCGCCCGGCTGGCCGAGGAGGGCGGGTTCGAGGGCTTCTTCCGCGCCGACCACTACCAGGCCATGGGCGACGAACCGGCCCTGCCGGGCCCGACCGACGCCTGGCTGACGCTGGCGGCACTCGCCCGGGAGACCAGCCGGATCCGGCTGGGCACGCTGGTCACCTCGGCGACCTTCCGGCTGCCCGGCCCGCTGGCCGTGATGGTGGCCCAGGTCGACCAGATGAGTGGCGGCCGGATCGAGTTGGGCATCGGCGCCGGCTGGTACGCGCGTGAGCACGTCTCGTACGGCATTCCGTTTCCCGGCATCAACGAACGCTTCGACCTGCTCACCGAACAGCTCGAAGTGATCACGGGGCTGTGGGGCACCCCGTCGGGCGGGACGTTCAGCTACACCGGCGACCACTACCGGCTTACCGACTCCCCCGCCCTGCCGAAGCCCGTGCAGACCCCCGGGCCGCCGGTCATCGTCGGCGGACGCGGTCCCAAGCGGACACCGGAACTGGCGGCCCGGTACGCCGACGAGTTCAACGTGCCCTTCACCGGCGTGGACCAGACCACCGAGGCGTACGAGCGGGTACGCGAGGCGTGCCACCGGGTCGACCGCCACGGCTCGGGACGCCGGCCGCTGACGCTCTCCGCCGGCATCGTGGTGGCGATCGGCCGCAACGACGCCGAGGCCCGGCGGCGGGCGGCACCGCTGCACGCCAAGAGCGCCCTGCCACCCGAGGACCCGGTGGTCGGATCGCCGGAACAGTTGGTCGACCGGATCGGCGAATTCGCGGCGATCGGCGCGACCCGGGTGCACCTGCGCCTGATCGACCTCAGCGACCTGGACCATCTGGACCTCATCGCCGCCGAGGTGCTTCCCCGACTGGACGCGACCCGATGA
- a CDS encoding ABC transporter ATP-binding protein, whose amino-acid sequence MIRLSEVSRTFDGRAGRVEALRGIDLDVAEGEFVAVLGRSGCGKSTLLRLISGLIPVTSGEVTVAGTPVTGPRRDIAMLFQRPALLPWRTVLDNVLLPVEIFGWRRARHRDRARDLLDVAGLSGFEKRLPHELSGGMQQRVSLCRSLIGDPRVMLMDEPFSALDALTREELAGELQRVHMRNGATVVFVTHSIDEAVLLADRVVVLSPRPGRVRKVVDVNIPRPRTLGRNAHLADVARVSADLHELLMERNEPASAGTEGR is encoded by the coding sequence ATGATCCGACTGTCCGAAGTGTCGCGGACCTTCGACGGCCGCGCCGGCCGGGTCGAGGCGTTGCGCGGCATCGACCTCGACGTCGCCGAGGGCGAGTTCGTCGCGGTGCTCGGCCGCTCCGGATGCGGCAAGTCCACCCTGCTTCGCCTGATCTCCGGCCTGATCCCGGTCACCTCGGGTGAGGTCACCGTCGCCGGCACGCCGGTCACCGGGCCACGGCGGGACATCGCCATGCTCTTCCAACGGCCGGCACTGCTGCCGTGGCGCACGGTCCTGGACAATGTGCTGCTCCCGGTCGAGATCTTCGGTTGGCGGCGCGCCAGGCACCGGGACCGGGCGCGGGACCTGCTCGACGTGGCCGGGCTGTCCGGCTTCGAGAAGCGGTTGCCGCACGAGCTGTCCGGCGGCATGCAGCAGCGGGTCTCCCTGTGCCGGTCGCTGATCGGCGACCCCCGGGTGATGCTGATGGACGAACCCTTCTCCGCGCTCGACGCGCTCACCCGCGAGGAGCTGGCCGGTGAGTTACAGCGAGTGCACATGCGCAACGGCGCCACCGTGGTCTTCGTCACCCACTCCATCGACGAGGCGGTGCTGCTCGCCGACCGGGTGGTCGTGCTCAGCCCGCGCCCCGGCCGGGTCCGGAAGGTCGTCGACGTGAACATTCCCCGGCCCCGCACCCTCGGCCGCAACGCCCACCTGGCGGACGTCGCCCGGGTCAGTGCCGACCTGCACGAACTGCTGATGGAACGCAACGAGCCGGCGAGCGCCGGCACGGAGGGACGATAG
- a CDS encoding ABC transporter substrate-binding protein, which translates to MRRLTRTVAAATMASALALVSACSSGSDDADDNSGVGSSLEQVTYLTSFGNFGRDAYAWVAKEKGFFKEAGFEVEIKPGQGTGSIIQTVVGGQAHFGPIDLTGGLLQFGNGDAKDFVAVAAIQQRTMAAIATVEGTGINTPKDLEGKKLADTPGSVVRNLFPTYARLAGVDYTKVTWVNGEAQTLMGTLASGSVDGIGQFVVGQPTIETVTKKKAVLLPYSNVMQDLYGNVLITSKQIATEKPEMVKRFTAALLKGLEYALTNPQEAAEILAKNVDAVVPEAAAAELQLMAGYVRSSNSGTALGTLDSGRVAKSIAILRGAGALKSDLTPDQIIDFSLVPTA; encoded by the coding sequence ATGAGAAGGCTGACCCGTACGGTCGCCGCGGCCACGATGGCCTCCGCCCTCGCCCTGGTTTCCGCATGCAGCAGCGGCTCGGACGACGCCGACGACAACAGCGGCGTGGGCTCGTCACTGGAGCAGGTGACATACCTCACCTCGTTCGGCAACTTCGGCCGTGACGCCTACGCCTGGGTGGCCAAGGAGAAGGGCTTCTTCAAGGAGGCCGGCTTCGAGGTCGAGATCAAGCCCGGGCAGGGCACCGGCTCGATCATCCAGACGGTCGTCGGTGGTCAGGCGCACTTCGGCCCGATCGACCTGACCGGTGGGCTGCTCCAGTTCGGCAACGGTGACGCCAAGGACTTCGTCGCGGTGGCCGCCATCCAGCAGCGCACGATGGCGGCCATCGCCACCGTCGAGGGCACCGGCATCAACACCCCGAAGGACCTGGAGGGCAAGAAGCTCGCGGACACCCCCGGCTCGGTGGTCCGCAACCTTTTCCCGACGTACGCCCGGCTGGCCGGCGTCGACTACACCAAGGTGACCTGGGTCAATGGTGAGGCACAGACCCTGATGGGCACCCTGGCCTCCGGCTCGGTCGACGGCATCGGCCAGTTCGTCGTCGGCCAGCCGACCATCGAGACGGTGACCAAGAAGAAGGCCGTCCTGCTGCCCTACAGCAATGTGATGCAGGACCTCTACGGCAACGTGCTGATCACCTCCAAGCAGATCGCCACCGAGAAGCCAGAGATGGTCAAGCGGTTCACCGCGGCGCTGCTCAAGGGCCTGGAGTACGCGCTGACCAACCCGCAGGAGGCGGCCGAGATCCTGGCGAAGAACGTCGACGCCGTGGTGCCGGAGGCGGCTGCCGCCGAGTTGCAGCTGATGGCCGGGTACGTCCGGTCCAGCAACTCCGGCACCGCGCTGGGCACGCTGGACAGCGGCCGGGTCGCCAAGAGCATCGCGATCCTGCGTGGCGCCGGCGCGCTGAAGTCGGACCTCACCCCCGACCAGATCATCGACTTCAGCCTCGTGCCGACGGCCTGA
- a CDS encoding ABC transporter substrate-binding protein has product MTPFRSATATALVSTLLATTLTGCQFGGQEQDTSPIVIAADLELSGAAAGVGKAYRQALELKVAQLNASGALNGRTIELLLKDNRSDASESLRNIVDFSNDSRVTAIVMGGCNECAVGAVRTVNEEQIPTVALAAAGAVANPVAERRYMFKLAPNAADSAAALTVELRRRNIDTVGLLRSEGAYGQEGATALRREFGKVGIHVLTEASVRGTDTELDGQAETLVAAEPEALVIWTPPEQAMLAASAVKQIGFTGALFLDASAAGDLFLGSAARAVERATLVFTQTMVIDDVIATTPAKAARRQWFQEYTARFGGYHGSASFAADAVQLLADAELRAGGPAGEVDRAGLRDVLETSQMDGLSGPIRMTPDNHSGLMPQALTTLVARNGRWRLLS; this is encoded by the coding sequence TTGACCCCCTTCCGCTCCGCGACCGCCACGGCGCTCGTGTCGACCCTGCTGGCCACCACACTGACCGGTTGCCAGTTCGGAGGGCAGGAGCAGGACACGAGCCCGATCGTGATCGCCGCAGACCTGGAACTCTCCGGCGCGGCGGCCGGAGTCGGCAAGGCGTACCGGCAGGCCCTGGAACTGAAGGTCGCGCAGTTGAACGCCTCGGGTGCCCTGAACGGACGGACGATCGAACTCCTGCTGAAGGACAACCGTTCCGACGCCAGTGAGTCACTGCGGAACATCGTCGACTTCAGCAACGATTCGCGAGTCACCGCCATCGTCATGGGCGGCTGCAACGAATGCGCGGTAGGCGCCGTGCGCACGGTCAACGAAGAGCAGATCCCCACCGTCGCGCTCGCCGCCGCCGGCGCCGTCGCGAACCCGGTGGCGGAACGCCGGTACATGTTCAAGCTGGCGCCGAACGCTGCCGACAGCGCCGCGGCGCTCACCGTCGAACTGCGTCGCCGCAACATCGACACGGTCGGCCTGCTGCGCAGTGAGGGCGCCTACGGCCAGGAGGGCGCCACCGCACTGCGTCGCGAGTTCGGCAAGGTCGGCATCCACGTGCTGACCGAGGCGTCCGTCCGGGGTACCGACACGGAGTTGGACGGGCAGGCCGAGACGCTGGTCGCCGCCGAGCCGGAGGCCCTGGTCATCTGGACCCCGCCGGAGCAGGCGATGCTCGCCGCGAGCGCGGTCAAGCAGATCGGCTTCACCGGCGCCCTGTTCCTCGACGCGTCGGCCGCGGGCGACCTCTTCCTCGGCTCGGCGGCGCGGGCGGTGGAGCGGGCCACCCTGGTCTTCACCCAGACGATGGTCATCGACGACGTGATCGCGACCACGCCCGCGAAGGCGGCGCGTCGCCAGTGGTTCCAGGAGTACACCGCCCGCTTCGGCGGCTACCACGGCTCGGCGTCCTTCGCCGCGGACGCGGTGCAGCTCCTCGCCGACGCCGAACTGCGGGCCGGCGGGCCGGCCGGCGAGGTCGACCGGGCCGGCCTGCGCGACGTGCTGGAGACGTCCCAGATGGACGGCCTGTCGGGGCCGATCCGGATGACGCCGGACAACCACTCCGGGCTGATGCCGCAGGCGTTGACGACCCTGGTCGCCCGCAACGGCCGGTGGCGGCTGCTGAGCTGA